The sequence below is a genomic window from Solirubrobacterales bacterium.
AACCGGGACTACAAGAACTGGGACGAGCGGATGAACCCCTGGCCGATCGAGGGCGAGATCCCGCCGATCACCCTTCCACGTCCCGGTCACGCCGACATGGTCGGGATGTGGAAGTACAAGCATGAGGATCTGCGCCCGATTCTGGAACGGGCCAGTGCCAGGGAGACGGCCGCCCGGGTGGCGGCCGGGACATTCGCCCGCGCCTTCCTGTCGGCGGTCGGGGTCACGGTGCGCAGCCACGTGATCCAGATCGGTTCCGTGCATGCACCCGAACGGGCCGACCTCAGTCCCGGCGACTTCGACGGGGTGGATGAAGATCCGGTCCGCTGTCTCGATCCGGCCACCTCGGCGGCGATGGTCGAGGAGATCAACGTGCTGCGCAAGAAGAACGAGTCGCTTGGCGGCAGCTTCGAAGTCTGCGGGTTCGGGCTCGTTCCCGGTCTCGGCGGTCACATCTCGTGGGACCAGCGACTCGATGGACGTCTGGCCCAGGCGATCTGCTCGATCCAGGCGGTGAAGGGAGCTTCGATCGGTCCGGCCTGGGACGTGGCCGGACGCCCCGGCTCCGAGGCCCACGACGAGATCTTCTACTCCGAGGAGCGCGGGTACTACCGGGAGACCAACCACGCCGGCGGGCTCGAGGGTGGCATGACCACCGGTGAGACTCTGTTGGTGCGGGCCGCGATCAAGCCGATCTCGACCATGACCAAGCCGCTCCGGTCGGTCGACATGGCGACCCGGGAGCCGGCCAAGGCCCACAAGGAACGTACCGACTCGGCGGTGGTCCCGGCGGCCGGGGTGGTCGGCGAGGCGATGGTCTGCCTGACGCTCGCCGCGGCCTATCGGGAGAAGTTCGGGGGCGATCACATCGACGACGTCCGCGAGGCGGTCGAGCGCTACAGGGATCGGATCGGCTGGCGACGTTGATCTGCCTGATCGGCTTCATGGGTGCGGGCAAGTCGACGGCGGTGGCCGAACTCGCCCGGCACGGTCTGCACACGGTCGACTCCGATGCCCTGATCGAGTCGATCGCCGGCGAACCGGTGGCCGAGATCTTTGCCGGCCGCGGGGAGGCCGCATTCCGCGAACTGGAGCGGGAGACCATCCTCTCCGCTCTTGACGACCCCGAGATCGATGCGATAGCGCTCGGGGGCGGGGCGATCGGGAGCAGCCGGGTCAGTCAGGCGG
It includes:
- the aroC gene encoding chorismate synthase: MSFRFTTAGESHGPGLVTIVEGLPAGLELDREALDADMARRQLGHGRGGRMKIESDSVEIRAGVRHGRTMGGPVAALVANRDYKNWDERMNPWPIEGEIPPITLPRPGHADMVGMWKYKHEDLRPILERASARETAARVAAGTFARAFLSAVGVTVRSHVIQIGSVHAPERADLSPGDFDGVDEDPVRCLDPATSAAMVEEINVLRKKNESLGGSFEVCGFGLVPGLGGHISWDQRLDGRLAQAICSIQAVKGASIGPAWDVAGRPGSEAHDEIFYSEERGYYRETNHAGGLEGGMTTGETLLVRAAIKPISTMTKPLRSVDMATREPAKAHKERTDSAVVPAAGVVGEAMVCLTLAAAYREKFGGDHIDDVREAVERYRDRIGWRR